AAGACGCACCACCTCGGCGCAAAACGGCAGCACGGCGGCCTTGCCGCGATCCATGATCGAGTGGCCGCCAATGGCGACGATGTTGGCGTCGGGCAGCAGCCGCACTTCGCGTGCGGGCTCCGTTTCCGAAAGCAGCTTCTTGGCCTGGAGCGATTCGCGGGTGAAGCGCCCCTGGATGTGGGTTCGGTGAATTCCTTCACCTTTGACGATGTCGTCGGACATTTCTTTCCTCAGTTACTCCGGCCGCAGCACCTGCTCGCGGCTCGTATCTTACTTGCTCAGTCTTTCCAGAAGTCCGGCGGCGCTGAGGTCTCCCTCGACGGCGCGGACCTGGAA
The sequence above is a segment of the Chrysiogenia bacterium genome. Coding sequences within it:
- a CDS encoding uridine kinase, yielding MSDDIVKGEGIHRTHIQGRFTRESLQAKKLLSETEPAREVRLLPDANIVAIGGHSIMDRGKAAVLPFCAEVVRL